Proteins from one Nitrobacteraceae bacterium AZCC 2146 genomic window:
- a CDS encoding putative glutamine amidotransferase (product_source=KO:K07010; cath_funfam=3.40.50.880; cog=COG2071; ko=KO:K07010; pfam=PF07722; superfamily=52317): MIRFQLDVEFRPESNARMTRPVIGVIGNAYRIENRFAVQIVGENNLRAVAEVANALPLMFAGAPDITDIGGLLDVVDGVMLTGARANVHPSHFGIEPHVRHEPYDNARDAVALALCEACVARGVPIFGICRGLQEMNVAFGGSLHPEIRELPGRINHRMPRLDTGEIHPDPAVVFADRHDVHLTPAGAFARLLGRETITVNSLHGQGIDNPGRRVVIEGIAEDGTIEAIRIADAAGFALGVQWHAEYDPQLNPINRALFQAFGEAVSAHKHRSSH, from the coding sequence ATGATTCGGTTTCAGCTCGATGTCGAGTTTCGACCGGAAAGTAATGCCAGAATGACTCGGCCGGTAATCGGCGTGATCGGAAACGCCTATCGTATCGAGAATCGATTTGCCGTGCAGATCGTCGGAGAAAACAACCTTCGCGCGGTGGCCGAGGTCGCGAATGCGCTGCCGCTGATGTTTGCCGGTGCCCCCGATATCACCGATATCGGTGGATTGCTGGACGTGGTCGATGGCGTCATGCTGACCGGCGCACGCGCCAATGTTCATCCCTCCCATTTCGGCATCGAGCCGCATGTGCGGCACGAGCCCTATGACAATGCGCGCGATGCGGTGGCGCTGGCGCTATGCGAGGCTTGCGTTGCGCGTGGCGTGCCGATCTTCGGCATCTGCCGTGGCCTGCAAGAGATGAACGTTGCATTCGGCGGCTCGCTGCATCCGGAGATCCGTGAATTGCCCGGGCGTATCAACCATCGGATGCCGCGGCTCGACACCGGCGAGATTCATCCGGATCCTGCGGTGGTGTTTGCCGATCGCCACGATGTCCATCTCACGCCGGCCGGCGCCTTCGCGCGCCTGCTCGGCCGGGAGACCATCACCGTGAACTCGCTGCATGGTCAGGGCATCGACAATCCCGGCCGGCGCGTGGTGATCGAGGGTATCGCCGAGGATGGCACCATTGAAGCCATCCGCATTGCCGATGCCGCCGGTTTTGCGCTCGGCGTTCAATGGCACGCGGAGTATGATCCGCAGCTGAATCCGATTAACCGCGCGTTGTTCCAGGCCTTCGGCGAAGCAGTCTCGGCGCACAAGCACCGCAGCTCGCACTAG
- a CDS encoding glutamate/aspartate transport system substrate-binding protein (product_source=KO:K10001; cath_funfam=3.40.190.10; cleavage_site_network=SignalP-noTM; cog=COG0834; ko=KO:K10001; pfam=PF00497; smart=SM00062; superfamily=53850), whose amino-acid sequence MKRIHLLGTVIVAAICAGQAQAQELTGTLKKIKDTGAITIGFRDSSVPFSYLDDSQKPIGFAMDICYKIVDAVKKDLKLDKLEVKLNPVTSATRIPLIANGTVDLECGSTTNNADRQKQVSFTNTHFLTASRFVSKKASKINSIDDLKGKSVVSTSGTTNIKQLTEANAARNLGINVIAAKDHAEAFLMVETDRAVAFVMDDILLASLAAGSKDPGAYVISKDAFSKPEPYGIMLRKDDAPFKKVVDAATAALYTSADGKKLYDKWFTQTIPPKGLNLNVPMGAEQAKAFAKPSDSADPDAYAM is encoded by the coding sequence ATGAAACGTATTCATCTATTGGGCACCGTGATCGTCGCGGCGATCTGCGCGGGCCAGGCGCAGGCGCAGGAGCTGACCGGAACACTGAAAAAGATCAAGGACACCGGCGCCATCACCATCGGCTTCCGCGATTCGTCGGTGCCGTTTTCCTATCTCGATGACAGCCAGAAGCCGATCGGCTTCGCCATGGACATCTGCTACAAGATCGTCGATGCGGTGAAAAAGGACCTCAAACTCGACAAGCTCGAGGTAAAACTGAATCCGGTGACGTCCGCCACCCGCATTCCGCTGATCGCCAACGGCACGGTCGATCTCGAATGCGGCTCCACCACCAACAACGCTGACCGCCAGAAGCAGGTCTCCTTCACCAATACCCACTTCCTGACCGCGAGCCGTTTCGTCTCGAAGAAGGCCAGCAAGATAAACTCGATCGATGACCTCAAGGGCAAGTCGGTGGTCTCGACCTCCGGCACCACCAACATCAAGCAGCTGACCGAAGCCAATGCGGCCCGCAACCTCGGGATTAACGTCATTGCTGCCAAGGACCATGCCGAAGCGTTTCTGATGGTCGAGACCGATCGCGCCGTCGCCTTCGTGATGGACGATATCCTGCTCGCCAGCCTTGCCGCCGGTTCGAAGGACCCCGGCGCCTACGTGATCTCGAAGGACGCGTTCTCCAAGCCCGAGCCGTACGGCATCATGCTGCGCAAGGACGATGCGCCCTTCAAGAAGGTCGTCGATGCCGCCACCGCTGCGCTCTACACCAGCGCCGATGGCAAGAAGCTGTATGACAAGTGGTTCACGCAGACGATTCCGCCGAAGGGCCTGAACCTCAACGTGCCGATGGGCGCCGAACAGGCCAAGGCCTTCGCCAAGCCGTCGGACTCGGCGGATCCCGACGCCTACGCGATGTAA
- a CDS encoding glutamate/aspartate transport system ATP-binding protein (product_source=KO:K10004; cath_funfam=3.40.50.300; cog=COG1126; ko=KO:K10004; pfam=PF00005; smart=SM00382; superfamily=52540): MPMITIDNVSKWYNPQFQVLKNCTTSVDKGEVVVVCGPSGSGKSTLIKTVNALEPVQEGTITVDGLSVTTMTRDLPKLRSRVGMVFQHFELFPHLRIVENLCLGQTRVLGRSDDAAKVKAMKMLERVGLTAHAQKYPGQLSGGQQQRVAIARALVMDPICMLFDEPTSALDPEMINEVLDVMVELAKEGMTMMVVTHEMGFAKKVANRVIFMDAGEIVEDAQKEDFFGHPRSDRAQQFLSKILSH, translated from the coding sequence ATGCCCATGATCACCATCGACAATGTCAGCAAGTGGTACAATCCGCAGTTTCAGGTGTTGAAGAACTGCACGACATCCGTCGACAAGGGCGAGGTCGTCGTGGTCTGCGGCCCATCGGGCTCGGGAAAATCAACCCTGATCAAGACGGTGAACGCGCTGGAGCCGGTGCAGGAAGGCACCATCACCGTCGATGGACTCTCCGTCACGACGATGACGAGGGATCTGCCGAAATTGCGCTCGCGCGTCGGCATGGTGTTTCAGCATTTCGAGCTGTTTCCGCATCTGCGCATTGTCGAAAATCTTTGCCTCGGCCAGACCAGGGTGCTCGGCCGCTCGGATGACGCGGCGAAGGTCAAGGCGATGAAGATGCTGGAACGCGTCGGCCTGACCGCCCATGCGCAGAAATATCCCGGGCAGCTCTCCGGTGGCCAGCAGCAGCGCGTCGCCATTGCGCGTGCGCTGGTGATGGACCCGATCTGCATGCTGTTCGACGAACCGACCTCGGCCCTCGATCCGGAAATGATCAACGAGGTGCTGGACGTGATGGTCGAACTCGCCAAGGAAGGCATGACCATGATGGTGGTGACCCACGAGATGGGTTTCGCCAAGAAAGTCGCCAACCGCGTCATCTTCATGGATGCCGGGGAGATTGTCGAGGACGCGCAGAAGGAGGACTTCTTCGGCCACCCACGGAGCGACCGCGCGCAGCAATTTCTCTCGAAGATCCTGTCGCATTAA
- a CDS encoding EmrB/QacA subfamily drug resistance transporter (product_source=TIGR00711; cath_funfam=1.20.1250.20; cog=COG0477; pfam=PF07690; superfamily=103473; tigrfam=TIGR00711; transmembrane_helix_parts=Inside_1_27,TMhelix_28_50,Outside_51_64,TMhelix_65_87,Inside_88_93,TMhelix_94_116,Outside_117_119,TMhelix_120_142,Inside_143_153,TMhelix_154_176,Outside_177_180,TMhelix_181_203,Inside_204_215,TMhelix_216_233,Outside_234_242,TMhelix_243_262,Inside_263_273,TMhelix_274_308,Outside_309_317,TMhelix_318_340,Inside_341_346,TMhelix_347_369,Outside_370_378,TMhelix_379_401,Inside_402_412,TMhelix_413_435,Outside_436_444,TMhelix_445_467,Inside_468_470): MSNALHAPCDAATARAAEPIGQADHPRLVIATTILASSLAFVDGSVVNVGLPAISANFHADAGDLQWVVNAYLLPLSALLLLGGAAGDRFGRRRLLIAGVGLFALASLACAAAPSLRWLLLARFVQGISAAMLMPNSLAILGQTFSGEAKGRAIGIWAASGAAGGAIGPVLGGWLIDIGSWRYVFLINVPLALAAMLLAYLYVPKDRDGGEDALDGLGAVLATAGLGLTTWALTEGSGHSWSPFIVAVLAAGALLLVLFVLAEKGCGEQAMMPLALFGSAGFVGLTLLTFLLYGALGGLFVLVPYILIEAGGYTATQAGAALLPLPLVISLASPAAGAASARIGPRLPLVVGPIIVALGFLLALRIGSGASYWTDVLPAMVVIALGMAAAVAPLTTAVLMSVDARHVGSASGFNSAVARTGGLVTTALIGSVISATGPSLATAFATATAVGAALCAAAALSAFLLIAAKP, encoded by the coding sequence ATGAGCAACGCCCTTCATGCCCCCTGTGACGCTGCTACTGCGCGGGCAGCCGAGCCTATCGGCCAGGCAGATCACCCCCGACTGGTGATTGCGACGACGATCCTGGCCTCCAGCCTCGCTTTCGTCGATGGCTCGGTGGTCAATGTCGGCCTGCCGGCAATATCGGCCAATTTTCATGCCGACGCCGGCGACCTGCAGTGGGTCGTCAACGCCTATCTGCTGCCGTTGAGCGCGCTGCTGCTGCTCGGCGGTGCTGCCGGCGACCGTTTTGGCCGCCGCCGGCTGCTGATCGCTGGCGTCGGCCTGTTCGCGCTGGCCTCATTGGCCTGCGCGGCAGCGCCAAGCCTGCGATGGCTGCTGCTGGCGCGCTTCGTTCAGGGCATCAGCGCGGCGATGCTGATGCCGAACAGTCTTGCCATCCTTGGCCAGACCTTTTCCGGCGAGGCCAAGGGCCGGGCGATCGGCATCTGGGCGGCGAGTGGTGCCGCGGGCGGCGCGATCGGCCCGGTGCTGGGCGGCTGGCTGATCGACATCGGCAGCTGGCGTTACGTGTTCCTCATCAACGTGCCGCTGGCTTTGGCGGCGATGCTGCTGGCCTATCTGTATGTCCCGAAGGACCGGGACGGCGGCGAAGATGCACTCGACGGCCTTGGCGCGGTTCTGGCCACCGCCGGACTGGGGCTGACCACCTGGGCATTGACCGAAGGCTCCGGACACAGCTGGTCGCCATTTATCGTTGCAGTGCTGGCAGCTGGCGCACTTCTACTGGTGCTGTTCGTGCTGGCGGAAAAGGGCTGCGGCGAGCAGGCGATGATGCCGCTGGCACTGTTCGGATCGGCTGGCTTCGTCGGGCTGACGCTGCTCACCTTCCTGCTTTATGGCGCACTCGGCGGCTTGTTCGTGCTTGTGCCCTACATCCTGATTGAAGCCGGCGGCTACACCGCGACGCAGGCCGGCGCGGCACTGTTGCCGCTGCCACTGGTGATCTCGCTGGCTTCGCCGGCGGCCGGCGCGGCCTCGGCCAGGATCGGTCCCCGATTGCCGCTCGTCGTCGGCCCGATCATCGTCGCCCTCGGCTTCCTGCTGGCGCTGCGGATCGGCTCCGGCGCCAGCTACTGGACCGACGTGCTGCCCGCCATGGTGGTGATCGCCTTGGGCATGGCCGCCGCCGTCGCGCCGCTCACCACGGCGGTGCTGATGTCGGTCGATGCGCGCCATGTCGGCTCCGCCTCGGGATTCAACAGCGCGGTGGCGCGGACCGGCGGCCTGGTCACCACCGCGCTGATCGGCTCGGTGATATCGGCGACGGGGCCATCGCTTGCGACCGCCTTCGCCACGGCGACCGCTGTCGGTGCCGCGCTCTGCGCGGCCGCGGCGCTCAGCGCATTCCTGCTGATCGCAGCAAAACCATAG
- a CDS encoding glutamate/aspartate transport system permease protein (product_source=KO:K10002; cath_funfam=1.10.3720.10; cog=COG0765; ko=KO:K10002; pfam=PF00528; superfamily=161098; tigrfam=TIGR01726; transmembrane_helix_parts=Outside_1_23,TMhelix_24_46,Inside_47_66,TMhelix_67_89,Outside_90_93,TMhelix_94_116,Inside_117_157,TMhelix_158_180,Outside_181_199,TMhelix_200_219,Inside_220_230): protein MFSDFDFNVIWRSLPYLFEQGMTFTLTLTVIATICGLILGTLIAMMRLSSNAALSTFAASYVNLMRSLPLVLVIFLFYFLMPYIGQWIIRADQPVQVGAYSSTMITFTLFEAAYFSEIMRAGIQAIPRGQVMAGYAIGLNYREVMRFVVLPQAFRNMLPVIFTQTIVLFQDTSLVYVLSITDFLGAASKVAQRDGRLTEMYLFAALVYFVICFTASFFVKRLQKRISIIR, encoded by the coding sequence ATGTTCAGCGATTTCGATTTCAACGTCATCTGGCGAAGCCTGCCCTATCTGTTCGAGCAGGGCATGACCTTCACTCTCACGCTGACGGTGATCGCGACCATCTGCGGCCTGATCCTGGGCACGCTGATCGCGATGATGCGGCTGTCGTCAAACGCGGCCCTGTCAACATTCGCCGCGAGCTACGTCAACCTGATGCGATCGCTGCCGCTGGTGCTGGTGATCTTCCTGTTCTACTTCCTGATGCCCTATATCGGGCAATGGATCATCCGCGCGGACCAGCCGGTCCAGGTCGGCGCCTATTCCTCGACGATGATCACCTTCACGCTGTTCGAGGCGGCGTATTTTTCCGAGATCATGCGGGCCGGCATCCAGGCCATTCCGCGCGGACAGGTGATGGCCGGCTATGCCATCGGCCTGAACTATCGCGAGGTGATGCGCTTCGTGGTCCTGCCGCAGGCCTTTCGCAACATGCTGCCGGTGATCTTCACCCAGACCATCGTGCTGTTTCAGGATACATCGCTGGTCTATGTGCTTTCGATCACGGACTTCCTTGGCGCCGCATCCAAGGTCGCACAGCGCGACGGGCGGCTCACAGAAATGTATCTCTTCGCGGCGCTGGTCTATTTCGTGATCTGCTTCACCGCCTCGTTCTTCGTGAAGCGGCTGCAGAAACGCATCAGCATTATCAGATAG
- a CDS encoding glutamate/aspartate transport system permease protein (product_source=KO:K10003; cath_funfam=1.10.3720.10; cog=COG0765; ko=KO:K10003; pfam=PF00528; superfamily=161098; tigrfam=TIGR01726; transmembrane_helix_parts=Outside_1_30,TMhelix_31_53,Inside_54_73,TMhelix_74_93,Outside_94_107,TMhelix_108_130,Inside_131_204,TMhelix_205_227,Outside_228_243), whose amino-acid sequence MNYNWNWGIFWEQTPEGTGTYFSTLMSGLEVTILAALCAWTIAFVIGSLIGIIRTLPSRWPVMLGNAYIEMFRNIPLLVQLFIWFFVIPELLPRDAGTWVKQLRNGPFYSAVIGLGLYMSSRVAAQVTAGINSLPKGQRMAGTAIGLTTVQTYRYILLPLAYRIIFPPLTSEFLNTIKNTAVALTIGVLELTARARSMQEFSFQVFEAFTAATVIYLLLSGLVTFGMRYLEKRLAVPGFNEGK is encoded by the coding sequence GTGAACTATAACTGGAATTGGGGGATCTTCTGGGAGCAGACGCCCGAAGGGACCGGCACTTATTTCAGCACGCTGATGAGTGGGCTGGAAGTGACGATCCTGGCCGCGCTGTGCGCCTGGACCATCGCTTTCGTCATCGGTTCACTGATCGGCATCATACGCACGCTGCCGTCACGGTGGCCCGTCATGCTCGGCAACGCCTATATCGAGATGTTCCGCAACATCCCCCTGCTGGTACAGCTCTTCATCTGGTTCTTCGTCATTCCCGAATTGCTGCCGCGGGACGCCGGCACATGGGTGAAGCAATTGCGCAACGGGCCGTTCTATTCGGCCGTCATCGGCCTCGGCCTCTATATGTCCTCGCGCGTCGCTGCGCAGGTCACCGCGGGCATCAATTCGTTGCCGAAGGGTCAGCGGATGGCCGGTACGGCGATCGGCCTCACCACCGTGCAGACCTACCGCTACATCTTGTTGCCGCTCGCCTACCGCATCATCTTTCCGCCGCTGACATCGGAGTTTCTCAACACCATCAAGAACACCGCGGTGGCGCTCACCATCGGCGTGCTCGAACTCACGGCGCGGGCGCGCTCGATGCAGGAATTTTCCTTTCAGGTTTTCGAGGCCTTCACGGCCGCGACTGTCATCTATCTCCTTCTCAGTGGTTTGGTGACGTTCGGGATGCGCTATCTGGAAAAGCGCCTTGCCGTCCCCGGCTTCAACGAGGGGAAGTAG
- a CDS encoding methyl-accepting chemotaxis protein (product_source=COG0840; cath_funfam=1.10.287.950; cog=COG0840; pfam=PF00015,PF00672; smart=SM00283,SM00304; superfamily=158472,53901,58104; transmembrane_helix_parts=Inside_1_305,TMhelix_306_328,Outside_329_676), whose translation MIKINSIGNKLGLAGLVGILLSMGAVANQMRTESAVAEVNRHAGVQQTIADYARMTEAELGNMRFANRAVRMALTSAEVEKGNAETLAAKAAQDKSLDAALALAVKPETKERFTKIKTLVGDYAAAAGEIVEMQKKLLDLYRTRNVASLDWDRHLEQMRGTTAVTEAATWPDLNAQLQNADIAINAVRAAAWRYAAMNEAPQKAQITKYGAALSNALARASVMDESPLVEAGLVQLGTDMKKFISTTSEAINNNDQKNEITRARMVPLTAMVLEQVTQAVAAAQGAVTAARAEAAEKLAESARINFALSMAVVVVLVGTMLFSFIGVARPMTRLNGAMAKMAAGNLDVVIPGGKRGDEIGDIAKTVTVIRENAEQKAHDEAEARINLDKVTAATRKREMVKLADDFEYAVGNIVQTVSSASTQLEASAGTLTATATRAQQLTTMVAAASEEASTNVQAVASSTEEMASSVNEISRQVQESANIANAAVTQARKTNDRVAELAKAAARIGDVVELINTIAGQTNLLALNATIEAARAGDAGRGFAVVASEVKALAEQTAKATGDISQQISGIQAATQESVGAIKEIGDTIGRMSEIASTIASAVEEQGAATQEISRNVQQAAQGTMQVTSNITDVQRGAGETGSASSQVLSAAQSLSGESSRLKLEVGKFLDSVRAA comes from the coding sequence ATGATCAAGATCAACAGCATCGGTAACAAGTTAGGTCTCGCCGGGCTTGTCGGCATTTTGCTGTCCATGGGAGCGGTTGCCAATCAGATGCGGACGGAAAGCGCCGTCGCTGAGGTCAATCGCCACGCCGGTGTGCAGCAGACGATCGCCGACTACGCACGGATGACCGAGGCCGAGTTGGGCAATATGAGATTCGCCAACCGGGCCGTGCGGATGGCGCTCACTTCAGCTGAAGTCGAGAAGGGCAACGCCGAAACGCTGGCTGCCAAAGCCGCGCAGGACAAGAGCCTGGACGCGGCGTTGGCGCTCGCGGTGAAGCCCGAGACCAAGGAACGGTTCACGAAGATCAAGACGCTGGTGGGCGATTATGCCGCCGCTGCCGGCGAGATCGTTGAAATGCAGAAGAAATTGCTCGATCTCTACCGGACGCGAAACGTCGCCTCGCTGGACTGGGACCGGCACCTTGAACAGATGCGCGGCACCACGGCCGTGACCGAAGCGGCGACCTGGCCCGACCTGAATGCGCAGCTGCAGAACGCCGACATTGCCATCAACGCGGTGCGCGCCGCGGCCTGGCGCTATGCGGCCATGAACGAGGCGCCGCAAAAGGCGCAGATCACGAAGTACGGCGCCGCTTTGAGCAATGCGCTGGCGCGCGCCAGCGTCATGGACGAAAGCCCGCTCGTCGAGGCTGGCCTCGTCCAGCTCGGGACCGACATGAAGAAATTCATCTCCACCACCAGCGAAGCCATCAACAACAATGACCAGAAGAACGAAATCACCCGGGCCAGGATGGTGCCGTTGACCGCGATGGTGTTGGAGCAGGTGACGCAGGCGGTGGCTGCGGCGCAAGGCGCCGTCACCGCCGCGCGGGCAGAGGCGGCCGAGAAACTGGCCGAATCGGCCCGGATCAATTTTGCGCTGAGCATGGCCGTCGTGGTGGTGCTGGTCGGCACGATGTTGTTCTCCTTCATCGGCGTGGCCCGTCCGATGACCCGGCTGAATGGCGCCATGGCGAAAATGGCGGCGGGTAATCTCGACGTGGTGATCCCCGGCGGCAAGCGTGGCGACGAAATCGGCGACATCGCCAAGACGGTGACGGTGATCCGCGAAAACGCTGAGCAGAAGGCGCACGACGAAGCCGAGGCCCGGATCAATCTGGACAAGGTGACGGCCGCCACACGCAAGCGCGAGATGGTCAAGCTCGCCGACGATTTCGAATATGCTGTCGGCAACATCGTCCAGACGGTGTCCTCGGCCTCGACGCAACTCGAAGCCTCGGCCGGCACGCTGACCGCGACTGCCACGCGCGCCCAGCAGCTCACCACCATGGTGGCTGCGGCGTCGGAGGAAGCCTCCACCAACGTGCAGGCCGTGGCGTCCTCGACCGAAGAAATGGCGTCGTCGGTCAACGAGATCAGCCGCCAGGTGCAGGAGTCCGCCAATATCGCCAACGCCGCCGTGACCCAGGCGCGCAAGACCAACGACCGCGTCGCCGAACTGGCGAAGGCGGCGGCCCGGATCGGCGACGTGGTGGAACTGATCAACACTATTGCGGGGCAGACCAATCTGCTGGCGCTCAACGCCACCATCGAGGCGGCGCGGGCCGGCGATGCCGGCCGCGGCTTTGCGGTGGTAGCCTCGGAAGTGAAGGCGTTGGCCGAACAGACGGCGAAGGCGACCGGGGACATCAGCCAGCAGATCTCGGGCATTCAGGCGGCGACGCAGGAATCCGTCGGCGCCATCAAGGAGATCGGTGACACCATCGGGCGGATGTCGGAGATCGCTTCGACCATTGCCTCCGCGGTGGAAGAGCAGGGTGCGGCAACTCAGGAAATTTCCCGCAACGTGCAGCAGGCCGCGCAGGGTACCATGCAGGTGACGTCGAACATCACCGACGTGCAGCGTGGCGCCGGCGAAACCGGCTCGGCATCGTCACAGGTTTTGTCGGCCGCGCAGTCGCTGTCCGGCGAAAGCAGCCGGCTCAAGCTCGAGGTCGGCAAATTCCTGGACTCGGTGCGGGCGGCCTAA